From the genome of Rhineura floridana isolate rRhiFlo1 chromosome 7, rRhiFlo1.hap2, whole genome shotgun sequence, one region includes:
- the LOC133388316 gene encoding uncharacterized protein LOC133388316, with product MTTQIVARRTLWLRHWQADSAARLNLSKAPYSGSLLFGEEALKAVLVDPKDAHKPVLATIKNIDHRPLRRFPSFRSNQPFRGTRPGGRGRDFRPYDSNAFRGSWNRRPQGRDLRLAGQLRQKPSPTNPTPTTSWGNVGHPAGNGLPVSRSHHCHHKHRKVPDATNIRRRHASHQSARDVYLHNPHCTLGSSSHSAPSVDSVAFSKRHCQLQPSQSSFEPRSAPLLPLVDQGSTPLQGHVVQRTPQNRRDHRRQPHRLGSPLQLPVCSGGLAQRRASSKHQLAGTKGCPLGSMSFSVSVPFASCAHSNRQHVCKITFEQTRGHQVSSSAGLSLPHLCLGRTTSTIPESRAPQRDFECDSRLPQQTTGLPGRMETSSSYFPSSPVSVRRPLSRPVCFQSQLPASQVLCPIPGLNSRSSGCSDNTMARRSIVRLSSHTIVSQNLEEGANRKGTAGSDSTILATPSVVLRSSGNVNDGPLDTSSNARPLIPGSSTAPGPYLAQSNSVAFERRHLRSAGLSDAVIDIILASRRPSTTRIYQHTWVAFSKWCQSHHHDPSQANVHQVLQFLHSGFMMGLRPNTLRRHASTLSSILSVSSPGDHISSHPFIKRFLRGVALRSPAVVHRFPS from the exons atgacgactcaaatagtcgctcgtcgcaccctctggcttcgccactggcaagctgattcagcggctagattgaacctgtccaaggctccttactccggatctctactcttcggtgaggaagctctaaaggcagttctggttgatccaaaagacgcccacaaaccggttctagccacaatcaagaacatcgaccacaggcccctcaggcgatttccctcctttcgttctaaccagccctttcgaggaacgcgaccaggaggacgaggccgcgatttcagaccctatgattccaacgcattcaggggctcctggaaccgacgcccccagggcagag acctacggctggctggtcaacttcgacaaaagccatctccaaccaacccaacgcctactacatcttggggcaatgttggacaccctgcaggcaatggtcttcctgtctccagatcgcatcactgccatcacaagcatcgcaaggtccctgatgcaacaaacatccgcagacgtcatgcttctcaccagagcgctcgggatgtttatctccacaatccacattgtaccctgggctcgagctcacactcggccccttcagtggactctgttgccttttcaaaaagacattgccagctccaaccatcgcaaagttcgtttgagccccgctctgcgcctctccttccgctggtggaccaaggttcaacacctctccaagggcacgtcgttcagagaaccccgcagaaccgtcgtgaccacagacgccagcctcataggttggggagcccactgcaactcccagtatgttcagggggtttggcccaacgcagagcgagctcgaagcatcaactggctggaactaaaggctgtccacttggctctatgtcattttcagtctctgttccctttgcatcatgtgctcattcgaacagacaacacgtgtgtaaaatcacatttgaacagacaagggggcaccaggtctcgtcctctgcaggacttagcctccctcatctttgtctgggcagaacaacatctacaatccctgaaagcagagcacctcaaagggattttgaatgtgacagcagactgcctcagcagacaacaggtcttcccgggagaatggaaacttcatccagctattttccatcgtctccagtgtcggttcggcgccctctcagtcgacctgtttgcttccagtcacaattgccagcttcccaggtactttgcccgatacctggactcaacagcagaagcagtggatgctctgacaacaccatggccagacggtctattgtacgcctttcctcccataccattgttagccaaaaccttgaggaaggcgcgaaccgaaagggcacagctggttctgatagcaccattttggccacgccgtccgtggttctcagatcttctggcaatgtcaatgatggacccttggacacttccagtaacgccagacctcttatcccagggtccagtactgcaccaggaccctacttggctcaatctaacagcgtggcgtttgaacggagacacttgaggtcagctggactgtctgatgctgtgattgatattattttggcctcgagaagaccatctaccactcgcatttatcaacatacctgggtggctttctccaagtggtgtcagtcccaccaccacgatccatcccaggccaatgtgcaccaggtgctccaatttctccatagtggctttatgatgggacttcgacccaacactctacgtcgacatgcgtctactctgtcatccattctctcagtgtcctctcctggagatcatatttcctcacatccgttcatcaaacgttttttgaggggagtcgccctacgctctccggctgttgtccatcggttcccctcatag
- the CHCHD1 gene encoding small ribosomal subunit protein mS37 produces the protein MAASPPSCPAWVNRLAEFRKIRGKPTPVRLPRSLVLANQVSNRRLRLGEASCITEMSLMMACWKQNEFSDTTCAQEIQTFFDCSAKAEAERKERIRQQLLGQSENLDSKQVNKLLKRFPNITHNY, from the exons ATGGCGGCTTCTCCGCCGTCCTGTCCGGCCTGGGTGAACCGCCTAGCCGAGTTCAGAAAGATACGGGGCAAGCCGACCCCAGTGAGGCTTCCTCGGTCCCTGGTGCTGGCCAACCAGGTCTCGAACCGGCGCCTGAGGTTAGGAG AGGCATCATGCATCACGGAGATGTCTTTAATGATGGCCTGTTGGAAGCAGAATGAGTTCAGTGACACAACTTGCGCCCAGGAGATCCAGACATTTTTTGACTGTTCTGCAAAGGCAGAA GCAGAACGCAAGGAGAGAATTCGACAACAACTTCTGGGCCAATCAGAAAATCTTGATTCAAAACAAGTCAACAAATTACTAAAGAGGTTTCCAAACATTACACACAATTATTAA